Part of the Sulfurimonas denitrificans DSM 1251 genome is shown below.
AGGCTGCTCGTGCTGGTGAACATGGAAGAGGCTTTGCTGTTGTTGCTGATGAAGTACGTAAACTAGCAGAGAGAACCCAGAGGTCTCTTGTAGAAATCGAGATGAGTGTAAGTACAATTGTACAGTCAATAAACGACGTAAGTGATAAGATGCATGAAAATGCTAAAGGTATGGAAAAACTTACAAATATATCTCATAATGTTGAGGATAAAATTAACGACACCTCTTATGAGATGAAAAATTCAGTTGCAGTAGCTAGACGATCTGTTGAAGATTCTCAAATGATGGTAAAACATACAGATGAGATAATTTTCCAAATCAATGAGATAAATAATCACTCATCCCTAAATAAACAGAGAGTCACAAGTATAACAGATGAATCTAAGCGTCTGCTAGAAGTAGCAAACTCTCTTGAGTCAAGAATAAACGAGTTTAAAAGCTAAAAAGTCTAAGACTTTTTAGCTACAAGTGAAGCTACTTTTATTCTCTCACCTTTTAAATTAACATCTATTTTCTCTTCATAATAGATAACTTCAAGCCCAATAAACGAGTGCAAAAGCTCATTTTTTCTAAGAAGGTAGTCAAGATTTGTTGTTGGCATATTGAAGTCTCCATGCGCCACAATAAATGTTTCAAATATTAACACTCCACCGCTCTTTAGTGCATCTTTCATCTGAGAGACAAGGCGACGATTTAGATAGTTTACATTTACAATCAAATCATATCTGTTTGGAGTTAGGTTGTATTTATCCAAATCAGCGTCTATTTTTTTAATCATAGAACTATTTTTTACAGACCCTAGTGCATAATCAGATATATCAACAGCATCAACCATAAAACCTTTTTCTGCTAAGTAGTGAGTATTTCTACCTGTTCCACAAGCCACATCTATAGCTTGTCCAATTTTTACATGTTCTATATATCGCTCAAGTAGTGGAGAAACAGCCTGCGGCATAGGATTCTCCAAATATCGCTCATTCCATCTTTGCTTATCTTCTTGCATATAATCCCCTTTAAGATAATCTATTTCTATAATCTTGATATCCAAACTCTTTTATAACATCAAGAGTTTTATCCTCTCTTAGTATAACCAATGAGGGTAACTTTATACCGTTGAATGTAGTGTTTTTTACAAAAGTGTAATGAATTTGATCTTCAAATATAACTTTATCGCCTACATATAGAGGTTTATCAAAAGAGTAATCACCCATGATGTCTCCCGCTAAACAAGTATTTCCACCAAAACGGTATGTGTGCTTTTTCTCTCCAGCCTCGCCGCTTCTTCTAACCATAGCTCGATATGGCATTGCTAAAGTATCTGGCATATGAGCTTCAGCTGAAGTATCTAAAATGGCTATATCTATGCCGTTGTGAACAATATCCAAAACACTACTTACAAGTACACCTGTTTGCCAACCAACTGCTTCCCCAGGTTCCAAATAGACTTCAACGTCATATTTTGTTATAAACTCTTTTATTATTTTTATAAGCTTATCAACATCATAACCTTTTTTTGTTATGTGGTGTCCACCGCCAAAATTTATATATTTCATATTTTTAAAGTACTTGGAAAATTTCTCTTCAAAAGCTACTAAAACATCCTCTAAGGCATCAACATCTTGCTCACAAAGTGCGTGAAAATTCAGTCCATCTATATGTTCTAAAACTCTCTCATCAAAATTTGCTAAAGTTGTTCCAAGCCTGCTGTAAAGCCCGCAAGGATTGTAAATGTCTTTTGGAGAAGATGACTGTTCTGGATTTATTCTAAGTGATAGATTAACATGTGGATTTATCTTTTTTACTCTATCGCAATATTTAAAGAGTTGAGTTGGTGAGTTAAAAACTATGTGATTAGATATGCGTGCAATCTCATCAATGTCTTCATCTTTAAAAGCTGGCGAGTAGGTATGAACTTCAAGATTTTTATCCTCTTTTGCAAACTCTTCTCTAGCCAAAAGTGCTTCATGAAGTCCACTACATGTACAACCTCTTAAGTACTGCTTTACAAGCGGAAATGTACTCCACATGGCAAAACCTTTTAGAGCTAAAATTATCTTAGCTCCACTCTGCTTTTGCACATAATCTAATATCTCAAGATTTGCACGAAGAAGTGACTCATCACACATGTAGTATGGTGTAGAAATGCTCTCTTGAGTATTCATCTACTATACCTCTAACTCTTTTATCTGCCAAGGAAGACCTTGTGTGTTCATCTCCTCCATAAACGGATCTGGATTCATCTGTTCCATATTAAAGACTCCAACTCCATTCCAGATACCTTTTAGCATAAGTTTTGCACCTATCATGGCTGGAACACCTGTTGTGTATGAAACTCCTTGAGAGTTAGTCTCAGCAAAGCACTCTTCATGCTCTTTTACTTGATAGATATAGATTTTTCTTTTTTTGCCATCTTTAATGCCCTCTGCAACAATGCCGATATTTGTTTTACCTTTTGTGCGAGGACCAAGTGACGCAGGGTCAGGCAGAAGTGTTTTTAAAAATTCTATCGGGGTTATCATCATACCCTTATGCTCAACAGGTTCAATTCCAAGCATCCCTACATTTTGTAAAACTTCCATATGTTTTATGTAACTCTGTCCAAATGTCATAAAAAATCTAATTCTTTTTAGACCTTTTATGTGTTTTACAAGTGATTCCATCTCTTCATGGTAGAGCAGATAACTATCTTTTGGGCCGACTTCAGGATAGTCCCAAACTTGCATAATTTCAAGCGGTGCAGTCTCTATCCATTTTCCATTTTCCCAATATCTGCCGTTTGCACTAACTTCACGAAGATTTATCTCAGGGTTGAAATTTGTTGCAAAAGCGTAACCGTGATCCCCTGCATTACAATCCAAAATATCTATAGTATGAATCTCATCAAAGTAGTGTTTCTGAGCATAAGCACAAAATACGTTTGTAGCCCCTGGGTCAAAACCACTTCCCAAAAGTCCCATAATTCCAGCTTCTTTAAACTTCTCATCTCTTGCCCATTGAAGTTTATACTCAAACTTAGCCTCATCTGGATGCTCATAGTTTGCAGTATCAAGATATGGTGTTTTTGTTGCGATACAAGCATCCATAATAGTTAAATCTTGGTATGGAAGAGCAACATTTATAACTATGCTCGGCTTACATGAGTTTATAAGTTTTATTACCTCTTCTGTGGAGTCAGCATTAACAGAAGCCACCTCAATATCTGCATTTGGCAGTTCATCTTTTATATCTTGACACTTTTTAAGTGTTCTACTTGCCAAAACTATTTTTCCAAAAACATCCGCGTTTTGTACACATTTATATACAACAACGCGACTTACTCCGCCTGCGCCTATTATTAATGTTGTTCTCAAATCTACATCCTTTTTTACTAATATCACGCCAATCAAAACGAGTTTTGATTGACTACGCTAGCCGCTATGGCACTAAAGCTTGACGCATAAAGCGTCAGATTAATTAACATTTTAAATTTACTACCATCTCTCTAAGCTCTTCTGGGGTTATCGTCCCAGTTATTGGCTCTCCAAAATAGAGAGTTATCTCTCTTTTTTTCAAAAAACATCTTCTTGCATCGCCTTTATGTCTTGCAAAAAGACTGCCAAAAACTCCATCGATATAAAAAGGAACTATTACACTTCCACTTCTATCGATAAACTCATAACCTCTATAAAATTTTGATACATCAGAACTTCTAGATATTTCACCCTCTGGAAATATGGCTACTATTTTACCATTTTTTAATTTCATTGAGGTTTCAACAAACGAATTTTTTGACGCTCTTTGCGATACAGGAATAAGTTCTGCCAACTTAAATGCCCAGTTTAAAAGTTTATGCTTATAGATATCTTTGTCTATAATGTAGCTAATACGTCTCTCAAGCGGAAGCTGTAATATAAACCAGTCAATCCAACTTACATGATTGCCTATAAGCATAATAGCTCCACTAGGCTCAACATTTTCAAGTCCGACATAGTTAAACTTATATCTAATCCTAAAAAGAAGTTCAAAAAATGCCCAAAAACTCATAACAAAGTATCTTTTAAATAGTTTAATACTTAGATAAACTCCAGTTATCATCATCAGATAAAAAAGAGATGTTGCATCTACTCCAAAATAGGCGAAAATTGTTGTTAACATCAAAAAAGCAAACATAAAAAGAGTCTGTATAAAATTATTTCCTGCCAAAATTGTACCTAAATGTATGTTTGGAGATAAGAGTTGTATTTTTGCGTTTAGCGGAACTATCAAGACTCCACTGAAGAGTCCAAAAAATATAAACTCTAAGGATAAAAGAGTTATGGATGAAGTATGTGGAATAAAAAATAGCACCACAGCTATACCAAAAGCGCTAAGAGCCGATAAGCCCATATTTACATAATACTTTGATAAATTTGCTGCAATTACTGAGCCAAAAACTATACCCAAAACAGCCAGTGCCATAACACCTTGAACTGTTATGGCATTTGTAATACCGAGCTTACCCTTTGCATACTCTCCAAAAATTGCTAAAACAACTTGAGAAATAGACCAAAAAAGACTAAGCGCTATGATTGCATCAAAAATCTCTTTTTTTCTCATTATCATAATCATATTTTTCTTGAGATATTCGCCTCTAATATATCTCTTAAAGACAAACTCTCTCTTAGTCGCTTCTATCATCTTATTTGGCAGTTTTGAAGCCAAAATATACTCAACAACCGAGCCAAGAACTAAAAGCCATCCAAGCGGTGCAATTACATGTAAAATATCTTCTTTGGTAGAAAAATTATCCCCTAAGAGCATCTCAAATAAAACGGTATAAAAAATGATTCCAAGCAAAATTGCGGCGGTGGTTGTGGCTTGAATGGCACCATTTCCAGCACTTATATATTTAACGCCAACTAGTTCTTTTATATAGCCATATTTTGCTGGTCCATAGATTGCGCTTTGAAGTGCAAGTAAAAATGTCAGAGCAAAAGCTGTAAAAAACCAACCTTGATAATATGAGTATGTAATTAAAAGTGTTATAAATACAGCTAGAAGCGCTGAGTACTTCATGATGATATTTTTTGCAAATCTATCTGCTAAAAATCCAGAGGGAGAAAAGGCAAGGATAAATGGAAGCAGAATAAGAGCGTTTACAACTGCGGTAAATATTATCTGCTCTGATCCTTCATAAGTTTTAAAAACAGTATTTTGGATGATTATTTTATGCCCTAAATCCGTAAAAGCATTTAAAAAAACCACAAAAAGATAGTTTATAATACCTACTATTTTAAACATATTTTTTTACTCTTTAGCTATCTTGGTTAGCTAATGTAGTACTCCAGCCCTCATAATACCCATGCTCTTTTTTGATTAACTCATAAAGCTCTTCAACAACGTTTTTTACTTCATCGTTTTGTATAGTATGCTCTTTTACAAGTGCCACTCCATGGTCAAACTCTTCACTGCTAACATCATCTTTAAACTCAAATCCGCAAAGAAGAGCATTTGCAACAAACCTCTCTTTTTGAGTAGCTGTATCAAAAGAGGCGTAATGCTCTACATCCCTTTTAACGTCAAGTTTATCACCCTCTTCTTGAAGTAAAAAGATTATCTTATCACTCTCAATATGGC
Proteins encoded:
- the nspC gene encoding carboxynorspermidine decarboxylase, producing the protein MNTQESISTPYYMCDESLLRANLEILDYVQKQSGAKIILALKGFAMWSTFPLVKQYLRGCTCSGLHEALLAREEFAKEDKNLEVHTYSPAFKDEDIDEIARISNHIVFNSPTQLFKYCDRVKKINPHVNLSLRINPEQSSSPKDIYNPCGLYSRLGTTLANFDERVLEHIDGLNFHALCEQDVDALEDVLVAFEEKFSKYFKNMKYINFGGGHHITKKGYDVDKLIKIIKEFITKYDVEVYLEPGEAVGWQTGVLVSSVLDIVHNGIDIAILDTSAEAHMPDTLAMPYRAMVRRSGEAGEKKHTYRFGGNTCLAGDIMGDYSFDKPLYVGDKVIFEDQIHYTFVKNTTFNGIKLPSLVILREDKTLDVIKEFGYQDYRNRLS
- a CDS encoding class I SAM-dependent methyltransferase → MQEDKQRWNERYLENPMPQAVSPLLERYIEHVKIGQAIDVACGTGRNTHYLAEKGFMVDAVDISDYALGSVKNSSMIKKIDADLDKYNLTPNRYDLIVNVNYLNRRLVSQMKDALKSGGVLIFETFIVAHGDFNMPTTNLDYLLRKNELLHSFIGLEVIYYEEKIDVNLKGERIKVASLVAKKS
- a CDS encoding MFS transporter, whose translation is MFKIVGIINYLFVVFLNAFTDLGHKIIIQNTVFKTYEGSEQIIFTAVVNALILLPFILAFSPSGFLADRFAKNIIMKYSALLAVFITLLITYSYYQGWFFTAFALTFLLALQSAIYGPAKYGYIKELVGVKYISAGNGAIQATTTAAILLGIIFYTVLFEMLLGDNFSTKEDILHVIAPLGWLLVLGSVVEYILASKLPNKMIEATKREFVFKRYIRGEYLKKNMIMIMRKKEIFDAIIALSLFWSISQVVLAIFGEYAKGKLGITNAITVQGVMALAVLGIVFGSVIAANLSKYYVNMGLSALSAFGIAVVLFFIPHTSSITLLSLEFIFFGLFSGVLIVPLNAKIQLLSPNIHLGTILAGNNFIQTLFMFAFLMLTTIFAYFGVDATSLFYLMMITGVYLSIKLFKRYFVMSFWAFFELLFRIRYKFNYVGLENVEPSGAIMLIGNHVSWIDWFILQLPLERRISYIIDKDIYKHKLLNWAFKLAELIPVSQRASKNSFVETSMKLKNGKIVAIFPEGEISRSSDVSKFYRGYEFIDRSGSVIVPFYIDGVFGSLFARHKGDARRCFLKKREITLYFGEPITGTITPEELREMVVNLKC
- a CDS encoding saccharopine dehydrogenase family protein; this translates as MRTTLIIGAGGVSRVVVYKCVQNADVFGKIVLASRTLKKCQDIKDELPNADIEVASVNADSTEEVIKLINSCKPSIVINVALPYQDLTIMDACIATKTPYLDTANYEHPDEAKFEYKLQWARDEKFKEAGIMGLLGSGFDPGATNVFCAYAQKHYFDEIHTIDILDCNAGDHGYAFATNFNPEINLREVSANGRYWENGKWIETAPLEIMQVWDYPEVGPKDSYLLYHEEMESLVKHIKGLKRIRFFMTFGQSYIKHMEVLQNVGMLGIEPVEHKGMMITPIEFLKTLLPDPASLGPRTKGKTNIGIVAEGIKDGKKRKIYIYQVKEHEECFAETNSQGVSYTTGVPAMIGAKLMLKGIWNGVGVFNMEQMNPDPFMEEMNTQGLPWQIKELEV